One window from the genome of Daphnia pulex isolate KAP4 chromosome 9, ASM2113471v1 encodes:
- the LOC124201850 gene encoding uncharacterized protein LOC124201850: MCGIAIINVILGCLAFIFQIMALFVSDDFHTYLQDLAFAGIWGGVYLILFGALLKNHKIGSGTIKVMAVGGVIIGAILIGLYSWNINTYPLPVDGCQGWDYYNPPTILLSCSRVVVDSLLIGCGILIVLVNTIIASKASSLVFTSY; encoded by the exons atgTGTGGAATCGCCATCATCAATGTCATTCTAGGATGTCTCGCCTTCATCTTTCAG atAATGGCGCTGTTCGTTTCAGATGATTTTCACACTTACTTGCAGGATTTGGCGTTTGCGGGAATTTGGGGTGGAGTTTATCTCATCTTGTTTGGTGCCTTACTGAAAAATCACAA AATCGGATCGGGGACCATCAAAGTTATGGCGGTTGGTGGCGTGATAATCGGCGCGATTCTAATCGGATTGTATTCGTGGAACATCAATACGTACCCATTGCCAGTTGATGGTTGTCAAGGCTGGGACTATTACAATCCGCCTACCATCCTCCTATCAT GCAGCCGAGTCGTCGTTGATTCGCTGTTGATTGGCTGCGGCATTTTGATTGTTCTAGTCAACACCATCATAGCTTCAAAGGCATCCTCGTTGGTTTTTACCAGTTACTAA